Proteins encoded by one window of Chryseobacterium aquaeductus:
- a CDS encoding GNAT family N-acetyltransferase produces the protein MKTILETERLLLREFDVTDGESFYELNLNPKVIKYTGNSAFKNVSEAKAFLENYSDYQKNGYGRWAVIHKPNKEFLGWCGLKYDENLDETDIGFRFFEHFWNQGFATESAKACIDYGFKKLNLKTIVGRAMKENSASIKVLEKIGLQYVEDFDFDGYEGVIYSIENKSINNDNATNYT, from the coding sequence ATGAAAACTATACTTGAAACCGAAAGACTTTTGCTCAGAGAATTTGATGTTACTGACGGAGAAAGTTTTTATGAATTAAATTTAAATCCAAAAGTTATAAAATACACAGGAAATTCTGCATTTAAAAATGTTTCAGAAGCTAAAGCTTTCTTAGAAAATTATTCAGATTATCAGAAAAATGGATATGGAAGATGGGCAGTTATTCATAAACCAAATAAGGAATTTCTCGGCTGGTGCGGTTTAAAATATGACGAAAATCTTGATGAAACTGATATTGGATTCCGGTTTTTTGAGCATTTCTGGAATCAGGGATTCGCCACTGAAAGCGCAAAAGCCTGCATTGATTACGGTTTTAAAAAGTTGAATTTAAAAACAATTGTAGGCAGAGCAATGAAGGAAAACAGCGCATCCATTAAAGTTTTAGAAAAAATCGGACTTCAATATGTGGAAGATTTTGATTTCGATGGTTATGAGGGTGTAATTTATTCAATTGAAAATAAAAGTATTAATAACGATAATGCAACAAATTATACTTAA